A single genomic interval of Lathyrus oleraceus cultivar Zhongwan6 chromosome 7, CAAS_Psat_ZW6_1.0, whole genome shotgun sequence harbors:
- the LOC127108231 gene encoding uncharacterized protein LOC127108231, translating to MDSTPSAKRRRQSKDDDIEAASPLPKQMSPVVIFAHGAGAPSSSDWMQRWKSMLMETLHAADVVTFDYPYMSGGKKRAPPKAEKLVEFHSNIVKETATKFPGHPLILAGKSMGSRVGCMVASMEDINVSAVLCLGYPLKGINGAVRDETLLQLTVPTMFVQGSKDSLCPLDKLETTRKKMKALTELHVIDGGDHSFKVGKKHLQANSSTQIDAEVAAMKAIAAFVSRSLEG from the exons ATGGATTCAACACCCTCCGCAAAACGACGTCGTCAAAGCAAAGACGACGACATTGAAGCAGCATCACCGTTGCCGAAACAGATGTCACCGGTGGTTATCTTCGCTCACGGCGCTGGTGCTCCTTCATCTTCTGATTGGATGCAAAG ATGGAAGAGTATGTTGATGGAAACCCTACACGCTGCTGATGTTGTCACGTTCGACTACCCTT ATATGTCTGGTGGGAAAAAGAGGGCTCCTCCCAAGGCGGAAAAATTGGTGGAGTTTCATTCAAATATTGTGAAAGAAACTGCAACTAAATTCCCTGGTCATCCTCTCATATTGGCTGGCAAATCAATGGGTTCAAG AGTTGGATGCATGGTCGCGAGCATGGAAGACATCAATGTTTCTGCTGTTCTATGCTTGGGCTACCCATTAAAg GGAATCAATGGTGCGGTTAGAGATGAAACACTGTTACAGCTAACAGTTCCTACAATGTTTGTACAG GGCAGCAAGGATAGTCTCTGTCCACTTGATAAGTTAGAGACCACACGGAAGAAGATGAAAGCGCTCACTGAGCTGCATGTCATTGATGGTGGCGATCACTCTTTTAAGGTTGGTAAGAAGCATCTACAAGCAAACAGTTCCACCCAGATTGATGCCGAAGTTGCTGCTATGAAGGCCATTGCTGCTTTCGTTTCCAGATCCCTTGAAGGTTAA
- the LOC127108233 gene encoding uncharacterized protein LOC127108233, producing the protein MHNYPATSKKQISEEATMASAQSVKPSTAVEACQPKTQHSSIGQKISDITNKAFKGHHARHGSTQNQVQSYSSQSQVESNGHNGTKTETHHYGQSQTHHDKKHGVTKTHITVCVVQAEITETKEGPSPYGETTTCFGTSTKKNRELNNKRDINLFQRIKNGMSRHNSEGNSSSSDSESDNEKKCSKTKPKVGAIDDEKKCPTTKPKVGALDNEKKCPKTMPKN; encoded by the exons ATGCACAATTACCCTGCAACATCTAAGAAACAAATCAGTGAGGAAGCAACAATGGCTTCAGCTCAGTCTGTGAAACCCTCTACTGCCGTTGAAGCCTGCCAACCGAAAACCCAACACAGCTCAATCGGCCAGAAAATATCTGACATTACTAATAAAGCTTTCAAAGGACACCATGCTCGCCATGGCAGTACTCAGAATCAAGTTCAAAGCTACAGCTCCCAAAGTCAGGTTGAATCAAACGGCCACAATGGCACCAAAACAGAAACTCATCACTATGGTCAGTCTCAGACCCATCATGACAAAAAGCATGGTGTCACCAAAACCCATATCACAGTTTGTGTAGTTCAAGCAGAAATCACTGAAACCAAAGAGGGTCCTTCTCCTTATGGTGAAACTACAACATGCTTTGGAACTTCTACTAAGAAAAACAGAGAGCTCAACAATAAGAGAGATATCAATTTGTTCCAGAGGATTAAGAATGGAATGTCCCGCCATAACAGTGAAGGAAACAGCAGCAGCAGTGACAGCGAAAGTGACAATGAGAAGAAATGTTCAAAGACTAAGCCAAAGGTGGGTGCAATTGACGATGAGAAGAAATGTCCGACGACAAAGCCAAAGGTAGGTGCACTTGACAACGAGAAGAAATGTCCAAAGACAATGCCAAAG AATTGA